In the genome of Lactuca sativa cultivar Salinas chromosome 3, Lsat_Salinas_v11, whole genome shotgun sequence, the window TTTTACCTAGAGACGCGTACATTCGAATAAGAATTTCCCAAGCTGCCCCTTTGGAATTCCCACGGATATACCCTTCTGATTTCTGTAACATTTCATAGGATTTTTCCGGTTTACTGGATTTTGAATACCCACCTGAGGCGATGATGTAGGCGTTCCAGTCAACTGTAAGTGTAGAGCTTTCTTCCATTCTTTTAAGAACTTTTTCCATTGCTTCAATGTTGGGGAGAGAAGCGTATGCGCTTAATCGGATGTAGAAAGTTGGTTTATCACATGAAATACCTGTTTCCAGCATTTCTTGATAGGTTTCATCTAGCTTTTTGATGTCTCCGGTTTTTTTGTAGAGATTAAGCATTGAGTTGTAAGAGAGTGTTGTCATCATTCCCATCTGCTTCATCTTTTCTGAGAGGGATTCTGCTTTTTCTAGAGATTTTGTACTGGAGTAACAGTTTAGAAGGGCGCCATAGACTTGGAAATTCTTTACTTCGTCTGGAATGGTATTGAAATAGTTTTCAGCTTGTTCTAAGCCTTCGACTCTTGATAGTAGATCCAAGTGAACTGCAAAACCTGCTGGGTGAAGTTTCGTCCTTTTTTTGGACATCCATTCTGAAAGCTGCCATTAGAAAGAGTTGATTATAACAATGTTTGATCACAGATAGATGAGAGATGTGGATCTGAATTGATTTCTACAAATTAATACTCAACATTTGATTTTTGAAATGAGAATAAAATATCCTCAAGCTTCAATGATCCGATGATCTATAAGCAGCAGCAGGAAATGAACTTTTGGACATATCAATTGGAAGTTGATAGGCTTGAATCTCGATGATTTTTGAAACTAGTTCTTGATAATTGATTTGATTAGGAGAAAATAGAATGAGAATCAATGGTTCACATTCGCGAGTTTTAGGAAGCTACAGTATACACGAACCTGGAGAGCGTGGGTGTATCGATTGAACTTCCGGAGGCTTTTGATTATGACAATGAGCTGCTCGATTTTGACGGATTTACCTTCTTTTTCCCACTGCTCGAGTATTGGTATCATCGAAGCGTTAGGATCCCCGACGGGTGAAATCCTCCTGTACAGATTGTCATTCTTCTTAGGATTGTCATTCTTCTTAGGAATTGGCTTTTCCTGGATGATGCTTGTTTCAGTCGAGTAAAACAAACCCCTAGAAATGGAAATGTAACCTTTTGATGATTTACAGGATCGAAGCAACGACATCATCATCATGATCATGCGCAGAGAGATTGGTTGAGAGAGTAGTGAAAGGATTCGAAATTTTCGCTGATTTacattgattttagggtttagggttttacgACCTCAGTGAAGTTTACATTACAGTCCTTCAATATTGGTCTTTCACACGTTTATGATCCTAAAATATTCAAGTTTTGTTAAATTGATCTCTTTCTAGTTTCGGTAACTAAAACATTAGATTACTAAAaattaggggtgtaaacgagccgagctcgagcttggtctAATTTTAAGGAAGCTCGAGCTCAATTCGAGTcttaaaatgaagctcgagctcggctcgtgaaCAAGTTAGTGGGCTCGCGAGTCTaatcgagcctaaacgagcctccacacacacacacacacacacacacacacacacacatatatatatatatatatatatatatatatatatatatatatatatatatatatatatataggttcaatggaaaatgaacaattagggcaacatatgttggaaccaatgatcaagtgacacgtttccatttctttattcataagcaatgtcctatggaagttatttatgtagttattctaaagtgatgtgttgtcatgctttcattggttccaacatgtgttgccctaattgtttattttccatataacccttccctatatatatatatatatatatatatatatatatatatatatatatatatatatatatatatatatacacacaccctaataaataagaatgattttgctacatgtccttctctcattcaatttgccacatgtcattttttcataattgagagatatatttattttccacttgtcatttatttcattttccatttctattatattattaattagtttccataaattaaacctaccataatgatattaatttcaaattttaaatttgaaattttaaatttcaaataaatttacagtttaaacctttgtgtttaacattctgttataattaacctgtttattatacgggtctgataactaaacaataattttaatttatttattttttgcatgttttttttctcataatttttatttatttcaaatttagaattcaaataaacttctcatttaatcgttttatttaatattttgttttaatcaacccgtataatatacgggtttcacaactagtatatatatatatatatatatgctcttttaagctcgtttaggctcgcgagcccaccaATTGAAGCTCGGCTTGAGCTTGTTTAATAAACAAGTctcatatttaggctcgagctcggctcgggctcgtttaattcgatctcgagcgagctcgagctcgtttaattcgatctcgagtcaAGCTTTTAACGAGACGATCCTAAATAGCTCGGTTCACTTACACCCctactaaaaatataataattttagTGGTAGTGAAATTTGTTATTCTTTGatgtataaaatatataaattttttcttTGTTTAGAATAATTTTCAAGTTTTGtcgttataatttttttttcctttcaaatgatcttgatatatatatatttttacatattttGTCGATTACCAAtttaaaataactattttacttttattttatacattttaattactaggtgtgagacccgtatgttttacgggtttgataaaacaaaaaattagatataaaaatttaaacaaaaaattatttaaatttaaagttttagatttgaaatttaaaatttaaaatttgaatttaaaaaggaacatattaaatattatatgagtagtaatattgtaatttatttgttattttaaattaagGTAATAATTAATtgaggtgtaaatatgatgtgttaattaagaaaatataaaaaataagaaaatgacaaatggaaaaaatatttaatcaaaaataccaaaaaatgacatgtgtccaagttaatgagggaatgacatgtgacaaaatgatttttatttattatgtaggaTGATTTGGCTAttattaatgtttttggaaaattaaaaatcccaCCCCTTCCCACCGGTATCGATTCCCCCTCCTCCACTTCCATGTGGTCTAGTTGGGAAATTCTTGTTCAACATTTATTGTTGGAAAATCTCGACCTCCGTCTCATCTTTTATATATTGtttgataaaaataataattattaatttaaaaaatttagcttactaaataaaaataaaaataaataataattaaaagttCTCACTAATTTAAGGTTGAAACTTTAAAAATTGCATAATAATGATGAAAAAACCAATCATAaccattttttgtttttatttttttcccaAGATGGAAAACAGTTTCCGGGAGTAGTGTGTTTAAATTAGTAAATCAAGCATTTTTTATATTCGAATATTAGGGTTGTATAATTTAATGGATTATCTGGGTATATGGTTGAAAATAAATGGAAATATATTATGTAGAAGATGGTATTAATAagacaaaaatataaaagaattGTGTAGAAATGTTAGAGATTAAATCAGTATCTACATGAggttaaaaaattatttttttaactgTTTGAATGGTCAAAATCATAAGGAAAACAGAAATGAATGTAAGACTCTTCTTAGACTGAACGGAGTGGCCACTCGCTATGCTCGCTATGAAGAAGAGAACACTGCCCCTAGCGCTCACTAAGGGGCTCGCTAAGCCTAATCCGTTAGCTGTTTGCCACGAAGAAAGAGAAAGGGATTGGGGGTTGTGATTGGTCCGAGCTTATTTGACCAGATTGTTAAAATGGTTGACTGATTTCAATGCCAAAGAATGAGGATAATCAACAATGCAATAATACATATCGATCTTCACCATCATTTTACCGATCATCTTTGAACGATGAACAATTTTAATATAAATGTCACCGGAAGACGAAATGGAAGGCCAGTTTTTGGAGGAAGACTCGTTACTTTAGTGTATTCTTTTATGAAGTGTGATTTAGTTATGAAGTATGTTTTTTATGTACTAAGTCTTGTTTCTAGGTATTAAGTCGTGTATGTAGGTGTTAAGTCATGTTTGTCGTGGTTGGAATTATTAAATCGTGTTTCTAGGTATTTTGAGTTTTAATTTATTGTaacttttttaatttaatatgaaatgtttgcattttaaaaaatataatttatattatattaattgttgatggtttaaaaaaataaaatttgattaatTTTTGTGCATAAAAAATGTTtgtgtattaaaataaagtaatttaattaaattggaaaAACAATTTGGAATGTTATGAGTGTTACCACTTCCTATCAAATGTCAAGATTATGTGCTAAATGGAAACAAAATGATGTGACACTCAAAAAATTGATGTGACAAGATGGTAGGAGTGTTGCCACTCCCCTTAACCTTATGCTAGAATCATGCTTCAATGTGGCCGGACCATCAAACATGGTGTACCGGTGTCGAGTCGTACTTGTAAACTAAGACCCTACACATAACAAGAATGATAGAACACTCGGTCTTCAGTTCTGATGATCTTGATATTACCACTTTTGTTGTAGTAGATTCCAAGTATATTTGAAACCTATGAACTCCGGTGAAACCAAACATATTAGTAGGAATATTCAAAACCTAATATCTTAGAATTTTGGATAGTGGATGTTAATATCTGAGTCTGTATCCAAAATTTTGGATACGAATTCAAATATTAAATCAGAAAATACTTCAATTTCAAGAaaagtatatgtatttttaaataGTATAAACCATAAACCAATATTGTTTTCTTTTTCATTGACTAATGAACTAATTAAGTAAAAACAAATCTAGTATAAAGTCTTTACATTTTATCTCATATTTAATTAAGTTCCTATATTTTTTTCTAATTAATTCTCGAATACGTGTAATGTAtttatttttatccttttttcCCGGATACCAGATCATTCActttcaaaatttatatttttggcatagattttaaattttattaaaaatttggtccaaaatttacacttttgacccaaaTTTCAAAAATTTGTTACAAATCCATCCTAAATTTAGTTCTTTACAtttgttttttcaaaattttgttcaaatatgttatatttgctttataaaatcatatatttacaaaaaaaacatattttcacacaAAAGCCTTTTTTTCTAtgtaaaaacttttttttacaaattttgtTTGTTAAAAGAAAGGTTTTTTATAtgtgaaaaatatatattttttgtataaatggtccaaaaggtttttcacaCAAGAGgtttttttatgtgaaaatatgtttttatgcaaaaaaacatattttcacataatttaaaaaaaaacattatttcacataaaaaaacatatttttatttgtgcACCCATATCATTCCAAAAAGAATAACATGTCAAATATTATTTTCACATAGGACGAAAAAATTAGTTTTACATATTTTCACAAaggatggaaaaactattttTGTTTGTGCACCTATATTATTCGAAAACGAATaacatattaaaaattatttttgtaAATATCTTGGTTTTTATGTGAAagcatgtttttatttatttattttttaaagtaaatatcttggttttttatttgaaaacatgttttttagtttttaagCAAAATCTAGTAAGGATAACCAACTTCAActtttttcattttaatataaacCAATAAATTCTAACATCTATTTTCACTTATAAATATTAATACATATaaaccattgtttataaaaatgaaagtgaaaatatattgttttttttttttgctaaaatgatcaacatgaaagttgtagtagtcaTCAAAaaaacgcgtggatataaaaaacgttaaAATGGAATTCGTATGAatatgttatgatttttataagttttaacgAAAATAACAAGTATACTGATGTTAATAAAACAATATGTGACCACTGTTTCttgcttattattattattattcttattattattattattttaatatttgaaCATATAAAAACCTCTTtctatgtgaatatatatatatatatatatatatatatatatattttttttttgcataaatataattttataaagaaaacaaaacatatttgaaactatttttttttaaatgtaaaaaTGCTCAAGTTATGATGAATTcgtaagaaaattttaaaatctaagtcaaaagtgtaaattttagaccaaatttgtgttaaaatttaaaatatgggCAAAAAGTATAGATTTTGAAAGTGGATAACATTTTGACGGGTAAAAAGAGTCGAAATGAATACTATTACCAGTATTCAGgacttaataaaaaaaaagtaataatattGAAACTTTTAATTCAATATGAGGTCAAAATGTAACGAATTTATAGTAAATTTTTCTTAAGTAAAATATATTAACTTACcgtaaaaaatattttaaataaatatactcaaaaaataaacaaaaatgcaTAAGTAAAGTCGTTAAACTATATGTAAGCCCCTATAACTTCCTCAATTTATTATATTCTGAAACAtatgaataattaaaaaaaataagtatttCGGATGCCGGATATCTGAATATCTGAAAATTTAGAGAACAACTATCCTAATTTGAATCCAAAAATCGAATatcgaattttcggatatccgaatttttcGATACTTTCACATCggatttttagaaacaaatattTTTGTACACCCCTATATATTAGCATTACAAATCACGTTTGACCGACTTCCAACAAGGAAAAATCTTGATAAGAGGGGTATCGATATACATTCATTGCTATGTTCGATTAGTTAGCTGAAGTTTGAAACACGTGCTCATTTAGTTTTATCatgctcaaaactcaaaaggCTCTTACATTGTTTGGAGGGAAAGAGGCATAAATGAAAAACAAATCTAACCCTATCTATGGTCGTAAATGTTGTACCTAGGAAAGATTATGGTTCTCGAGTATCCAATCAATTAATCCCCAAACTTAGGCAGAAATGAATGGGTGAGGGAAAAGAAAAGGGGCAAGCAACTAAATTGAAGGTTTCTCTCCCATATCGCTTTTTGCAAGCACTTTTGGTGTAAGCTTTGTACTTGAGGTATTTTTCCCCCAACAAATAGCGACCTCTCTTTTGTTATTAATGTATACGTCTCATTTAAAGACGACTTAAAAGAAATGGCATGCTTTAGTGATTCTTACTACTTTTTGGATCATTTGGATGTTTTGCAACAATATATTGTTTAGGGATGTGAAAATGTGGAAAGATTCCTTGGTAGACTCTCTTTAGAGTGTGTTTGTTTCGTATGATTCCTAAGGAAAGTGAAGGAAATGGAAACTAGAATACCATGGTCATCGTGTTTGTCTTACTAATTGAATGGAATCAGATTTCCATAATCAAATTTTAATTCTATAGTTGATTGATTTCTGATTCTTTACCGGTACATCAAGAATCTATA includes:
- the LOC111914463 gene encoding pentatricopeptide repeat-containing protein At2g20710, mitochondrial, with the translated sequence MIMMMMSLLRSCKSSKGYISISRGLFYSTETSIIQEKPIPKKNDNPKKNDNLYRRISPVGDPNASMIPILEQWEKEGKSVKIEQLIVIIKSLRKFNRYTHALQLSEWMSKKRTKLHPAGFAVHLDLLSRVEGLEQAENYFNTIPDEVKNFQVYGALLNCYSSTKSLEKAESLSEKMKQMGMMTTLSYNSMLNLYKKTGDIKKLDETYQEMLETGISCDKPTFYIRLSAYASLPNIEAMEKVLKRMEESSTLTVDWNAYIIASGGYSKSSKPEKSYEMLQKSEGYIRGNSKGAAWEILIRMYASLGKKDDVYRIWNLYKSSWSKVYNRGYSSVIYALVKLDDIDGAEKMLTEWESQNLSFDFRIPNMVIGGYCKKGILGKAEEYVERVVGMGKVAPASTWGLFVAAYVREGEMEKAVEVLRKCVAAEDKRGCRLDQDVFEKCVEYLKGKGELELVGEIERSFEGRIRVPRILDGDEGLESQDFDEIEESNR